From one Streptomyces chromofuscus genomic stretch:
- a CDS encoding HAD family hydrolase, whose translation MRYDLVIFDNDGVLVDSEPISNRHLAAYLTELGHPTTYEDSIRDYMGSAMHRIHEVILERSGQRLPEDFDDVFHARVFTAFERELTAVSGAGEVLEKLAAEGVPYCVASSGSHERIRVGHRATGLDRWFDDERIFSSQDVGRGKPAPDLFLYAAERMGVAPERCVVVEDSPLGVRAAVAAGMDVYGFTAMTPPAKLAGAKGLFSEMGELLGLLG comes from the coding sequence ATGCGCTATGACCTCGTCATCTTCGACAACGACGGTGTGCTCGTCGACAGCGAACCCATCTCCAATCGGCATCTGGCCGCCTATCTGACGGAGCTGGGGCACCCGACGACGTACGAGGACTCCATCCGGGACTACATGGGGTCCGCGATGCACCGGATCCATGAGGTGATCCTGGAGCGTTCGGGGCAGCGGCTGCCCGAGGACTTCGACGATGTCTTCCACGCGCGGGTGTTCACCGCCTTCGAGCGGGAGTTGACGGCGGTGAGCGGGGCCGGCGAGGTGCTGGAGAAGCTGGCCGCGGAGGGGGTGCCTTACTGCGTGGCCTCGTCCGGGAGCCATGAGCGGATCCGGGTGGGGCATCGGGCGACCGGGCTGGACCGGTGGTTCGACGACGAGCGGATCTTCAGCTCGCAGGATGTCGGGCGGGGGAAGCCGGCGCCCGATCTGTTCCTGTACGCGGCGGAGCGGATGGGGGTCGCACCGGAGCGCTGTGTGGTCGTCGAGGACAGTCCGCTCGGCGTGCGGGCCGCCGTGGCGGCGGGGATGGACGTGTACGGGTTCACCGCGATGACGCCGCCCGCGAAGCTGGCGGGGGCCAAGGGGCTGTTCTCGGAGATGGGAGAGCTGCTCGGGCTGCTCGGCTGA
- a CDS encoding MFS transporter produces the protein MTDVLRRGRGSLAVAFFTQGVAFALLVTRIPAIQDRYGVSDALLPAFLAAVPVLAGVGSVGTEWLVRRVAPSAVLRWSQPVVLLALLGVGAGGRMAELAIALGVFGLAVGALDASMNMLGVSLQRSYGRSIMLGFHAAYSLGGILGASLAWVGAHWELALGVSYLPVVAVLLPLCLVGSRWYVDGEVSAGAGAAGKGAGGGVGFGVLLPLCLVMTFAYIGDSTVSNWSAKYLQDVLGSSEQLATVPYNVYMVTTLLGRALGDFGVRRLGAVAVVRGGALVAAVGFAVVAGAPGAWVGMLGFTLLGLGLCVLVPQTFAAAGRLFPGASDAAVARLNVFNYVGFLIGSPLVGALGDAWSYRGAMLVPMVLVLVTLVYARSFAAQPDRYGGGHERPRTADVGRGSNGL, from the coding sequence ATGACTGATGTGCTGCGGCGCGGCAGGGGCTCGTTGGCGGTCGCTTTCTTCACTCAGGGGGTCGCGTTCGCGCTGCTCGTCACGCGCATACCGGCGATCCAGGACCGTTACGGCGTGTCCGACGCGCTGTTGCCGGCGTTCCTGGCGGCCGTGCCGGTGCTGGCCGGGGTCGGAAGCGTGGGTACGGAGTGGCTGGTGCGGCGGGTGGCGCCCAGTGCGGTCCTCCGGTGGTCGCAGCCCGTCGTGCTCCTGGCCCTGCTGGGGGTGGGTGCGGGAGGCCGAATGGCCGAACTGGCGATCGCACTTGGGGTGTTCGGGCTGGCCGTCGGCGCGTTGGACGCCTCGATGAACATGCTCGGGGTGAGCCTGCAGCGATCGTACGGGCGCAGCATCATGCTCGGGTTTCACGCCGCGTACAGCCTGGGCGGGATTCTGGGGGCCTCGCTGGCGTGGGTGGGGGCGCACTGGGAGCTGGCGCTGGGCGTGTCGTATCTGCCGGTCGTGGCGGTGCTGTTGCCGCTGTGTCTGGTGGGGAGTCGGTGGTACGTCGATGGGGAAGTGAGCGCGGGTGCCGGGGCCGCGGGCAAGGGGGCTGGGGGCGGGGTCGGGTTCGGGGTGCTGTTGCCGCTGTGCCTGGTGATGACTTTCGCCTACATCGGGGACTCCACGGTGTCCAACTGGAGTGCGAAGTACCTGCAGGATGTGCTGGGGAGTTCCGAGCAGCTGGCGACGGTGCCGTACAACGTCTACATGGTCACCACGCTGCTGGGGCGGGCCCTGGGCGACTTCGGGGTGCGGCGGCTCGGGGCCGTGGCGGTCGTACGGGGTGGCGCGCTGGTCGCGGCCGTCGGGTTCGCGGTGGTGGCGGGGGCGCCCGGCGCGTGGGTGGGGATGCTCGGGTTCACGCTGCTGGGGCTCGGGCTGTGCGTGCTGGTGCCGCAGACGTTCGCGGCGGCGGGGCGGCTGTTCCCCGGGGCGTCCGACGCGGCGGTGGCGCGGCTGAACGTCTTCAACTACGTGGGGTTCCTCATCGGTTCGCCGTTGGTGGGGGCGTTGGGCGATGCGTGGAGTTACCGGGGGGCCATGCTCGTGCCGATGGTGTTGGTGCTGGTGACACTCGTGTACGCCCGGTCGTTCGCCGCTCAACCGGACCGATACGGTGGCGGGCATGAGCGGCCGCGCACAGCTGATGTGGGACGAGGCAGTAACGGGCTATGA
- a CDS encoding acetoin utilization protein AcuC produces MSGRAQLMWDEAVTGYDFGPDHPMDPVRLALTRRLVEAFGLDREMEVVAAKAAGESTLRLVHREDYIAAVKAASADPRAADQSYGLGTLDDPAFAGMHEVSALIAGQSVGAAEAVWRGEALHAVNFAGGLHHAMPAGASGFCIYNDASLAIARLLELGAERVAYVDVDVHHGDGVQAAFWEDPRVLTISLHEHPRTLFPQTGWPEETGAEGAAAGSAVNVALPAGTGDAGWLRAFHAVVPELVAGFRPQVLVTQHGADTHFEDPLAHLAVSLDAQRAVQVACHELAHEYAEGRWVALGGGGYAVVDVVPRSWTHLVGVVAGREVAPEAMIPEGWRQEVYARTRQLAPARMTDGRWPLAWGDWEAGYDPADRVDQAVLATRRAVFPLRGLLA; encoded by the coding sequence ATGAGCGGCCGCGCACAGCTGATGTGGGACGAGGCAGTAACGGGCTATGACTTCGGACCGGACCATCCGATGGATCCGGTCCGGCTGGCGTTGACCCGGAGACTGGTCGAGGCGTTCGGGCTCGATCGTGAGATGGAGGTCGTGGCGGCGAAGGCGGCGGGGGAGTCGACGCTGCGGCTGGTGCATCGGGAGGACTACATCGCGGCGGTGAAGGCCGCTTCGGCGGATCCGCGGGCGGCCGACCAGTCCTACGGGCTGGGGACGTTGGACGATCCTGCGTTCGCCGGGATGCACGAGGTGTCGGCGCTCATCGCCGGGCAGTCGGTGGGGGCGGCGGAGGCCGTGTGGCGGGGCGAGGCGCTGCACGCGGTGAACTTCGCGGGCGGCCTGCACCACGCGATGCCGGCGGGTGCTTCGGGGTTCTGCATCTACAACGACGCCTCGCTGGCCATCGCGCGCCTGCTGGAGCTGGGGGCCGAGCGGGTCGCCTATGTGGACGTCGACGTGCATCACGGGGACGGTGTGCAGGCGGCGTTCTGGGAGGATCCGCGGGTCCTGACGATCTCGTTGCACGAGCATCCCCGGACGTTGTTCCCGCAGACCGGGTGGCCGGAGGAGACGGGAGCGGAGGGGGCCGCGGCGGGGTCGGCGGTGAATGTGGCCCTGCCCGCGGGGACGGGGGACGCCGGCTGGTTGCGGGCGTTCCACGCGGTGGTGCCGGAGCTTGTCGCCGGGTTCCGGCCGCAGGTGCTGGTGACCCAGCACGGCGCCGACACCCACTTCGAGGATCCGCTGGCGCATCTGGCGGTCTCTCTGGACGCGCAGCGGGCTGTGCAGGTGGCCTGTCACGAACTGGCGCACGAGTACGCCGAGGGGCGTTGGGTGGCGCTGGGTGGTGGCGGGTACGCGGTGGTGGACGTGGTGCCGCGGTCCTGGACCCACCTGGTGGGGGTCGTGGCGGGCCGGGAGGTGGCGCCCGAGGCGATGATTCCGGAGGGGTGGCGGCAGGAGGTCTACGCCCGGACCCGGCAGTTGGCGCCGGCGCGGATGACCGACGGGCGGTGGCCGCTCGCGTGGGGGGACTGGGAGGCGGGGTACGACCCCGCGGACCGGGTGGACCAGGCCGTGCTGGCCACGCGGCGGGCCGTGTTCCCGTTGCGGGGCTTGCTGGCGTAG
- a CDS encoding phosphatase — MLTSTSLRAHLLAVRLAGTVATSREESLRSYRAFAARDPRLLIGIDPEGAWSERDVIGLMADKCGVSADPRCVSGQDVIDPELTLAALDAFSARLAVVAQRGAPVLLGTGHPHRLLGFYGALADALSAAGCAVLTPAKGRSVDITTRFGLRTHNLDYVRGVAMVREPGAPGPGRATGAHTHSPLPVRTVLAAAAEAGGPLPELVIGDHGWVCGAGQLGFEAIGLADTDDPAPFVGEAEGRVSVVVPLDDAVRSDYYRPLTRYVLNRACLSQ; from the coding sequence ATGCTCACTTCCACCTCCCTCCGCGCCCACCTCCTGGCCGTACGGCTGGCCGGGACGGTGGCCACCTCGCGGGAAGAGAGCCTGCGCAGTTACCGGGCCTTCGCGGCTCGCGATCCTCGGCTGTTGATCGGGATTGACCCCGAAGGAGCGTGGAGCGAGCGGGATGTGATCGGGTTGATGGCGGACAAGTGCGGGGTATCTGCTGATCCGAGGTGCGTTTCCGGTCAGGATGTGATTGACCCGGAACTGACGCTCGCCGCGCTGGACGCGTTCTCGGCGCGGCTGGCCGTGGTCGCGCAGCGTGGTGCGCCGGTGCTGCTCGGGACCGGCCACCCGCACCGACTGCTCGGTTTCTACGGCGCGTTGGCGGACGCCTTGTCGGCGGCCGGATGTGCCGTCCTCACCCCGGCGAAGGGTCGCTCTGTCGACATAACGACTAGGTTCGGCCTACGCACGCACAACCTCGATTACGTACGAGGCGTCGCGATGGTGCGGGAACCCGGCGCGCCCGGCCCCGGTCGTGCGACCGGCGCACACACCCATTCCCCCTTGCCGGTTCGTACCGTTCTGGCCGCTGCCGCGGAGGCCGGCGGACCCCTCCCGGAGCTGGTCATCGGCGACCACGGTTGGGTCTGCGGCGCAGGTCAGCTGGGGTTCGAAGCCATCGGTCTGGCGGACACGGACGACCCGGCGCCGTTCGTCGGGGAGGCCGAGGGGCGCGTGTCGGTGGTCGTTCCACTTGATGACGCTGTGCGGTCTGATTACTACCGGCCGCTTACCCGCTACGTACTCAATCGGGCGTGTCTGTCACAGTAG
- a CDS encoding helix-turn-helix domain-containing protein, which yields MAAAGDQRPLSEVQFLTVAEVAAVMRVSKMTVYRLVHSGHLPAIRVGRSFRVPENAVHEYLRDSYVGVETA from the coding sequence ATGGCTGCAGCTGGAGATCAGAGGCCTCTGAGCGAGGTTCAGTTCCTTACCGTGGCGGAGGTCGCCGCGGTGATGCGAGTGTCGAAGATGACCGTGTACCGCTTGGTGCACAGCGGTCATCTGCCCGCGATCCGGGTGGGGCGGTCCTTCCGCGTCCCCGAGAACGCGGTTCACGAGTACCTCCGCGACAGCTATGTGGGGGTGGAAACAGCCTGA
- a CDS encoding 30S ribosomal protein bS22, with protein sequence MGSVIKKRRKRMAKKKHRKLLKRTRVQRRNKK encoded by the coding sequence GTGGGCTCTGTTATCAAGAAGCGGCGCAAGCGGATGGCCAAGAAGAAGCACCGCAAGCTGCTCAAGCGCACGCGCGTTCAGCGTCGTAACAAGAAGTAA